The proteins below come from a single Leptotrichia sp. oral taxon 223 genomic window:
- a CDS encoding EutN/CcmL family microcompartment protein: MLIGKVVDNVWATRKDEKLKGLKLMVVEVEGTDEGRGSRKMVAADYIGAGQGDKVIIVTGSSARHIFDAETPVDATIVGIIDSLESEKE; encoded by the coding sequence ATGTTAATTGGAAAAGTTGTAGATAATGTCTGGGCAACAAGGAAAGATGAAAAACTGAAAGGGCTGAAACTTATGGTAGTTGAAGTGGAAGGGACAGATGAAGGACGTGGGAGCAGAAAAATGGTGGCGGCTGACTACATTGGCGCTGGACAAGGTGACAAAGTGATAATTGTTACAGGAAGCTCTGCAAGACATATATTTGATGCTGAAACTCCAGTGGACGCAACTATTGTAGGAATAATAGACAGTTTGGAATCAGAAAAGGAGTAA